The segment CGCCTTCATCCACCCCAAAAGCACCCACGGGGTTCTGGTCGAATTGTACGAGCTCACGGACCAGGAACCGGTGATTCGCCTGGCACGCGCCCGTGAACTCGCCGATCGAGCGATGCTGCAGGGTCAGGCCGTCGCCTCTGGAATCCTGGCATTTCTGCGCGGGTTACGCAGCGGCGCCGAAACGATGCTCGGTGACGACCCAGATTAGGCCCAAATTATTCCCCCAACTCAACCGACGTCCGGTATCCGCGCTCGCGCCGTGCTATAATCACGAACTACTCGGTGGAGGTCTTCATGTTGGATTCGAAGAAGCGTGAAGCGCTGAAAAAAGCGCTGGACGACTGGCGAACGAAGACTCTCGACCCGATCCTCGAACGATTCCCCGAGGGATTCATCCAACGATGTACCGCGGCAGGCCGTGGACGATGCGCATGTTCGCCGGTTTCGGCACCGCGGAAGATACCAACCAGCGCTTCCACTACCTGCTCGATCAGGGACAAACCGGATTGTCGATCGCTTTCGATTTACCCACCCTGATGGGCTACGACAGCGACGCGGCCGAAGCCGCAGGCGAATTCGGTAAGTGCGGGGTTGCCGTCTCCTCGCTCGAAGACATGGAAACCCTGCTTAAAGACATACCTCTGGACAAGATTTCCACCAGCATGACGATCAACTCCCCCGCCGCTGTGATCTGGGCGATGTATATCGCCGCGGCGGAAAATCAAGGCGTCCCTCCGGAACGACTGCGCGGCACGATTCAAAACGATATTCTCAAAGAATACATCGCCCAGAAGGAATACATCTTCCCGCCCCAACCCTCGATGCGCCTCGTCACGGACACCGTCGAATATGGCACGAGATGTCTGCCGGAATGGAACACCGTCTCGATTTCCGGCTATCACATCCGTGAGGCCGGCGCGACTGCGGTACAGGAATTGGCCTTTACGCTGGCGGACGGCATGGAATACGTTCGCTGGGCGCTGAAGCGAGGACTGGACGTCGACGAGTTCGCGCCGCGCCTGTCCTTCTTCTTCAACGCACACAACGATTTCTTCGAGGAGATCGCCAAGTACCGCGCAGCGAGACGCGTTTGGGCCAGGGAAATGCGAGACGCATTTCGGGCAAGAAACCCTCGCTCCTGGCTGCTGCGTTTCCACACCCAGACCGCCGGCGTCAGCCTCACAGCCCAGCAGCCCGAGATCAACGCCGTCCGCGTGGCGATTCAAGCATTGGCCGCCGTCCTGGGCGGCACCCAATCGCTGCACACCAATTCGATGGACGAGGCTTTGGCCCTGCCGTCACAGCCGGCCGTCAAGCTCGCCCTGCGTACGCAGCAAATTCTGGCCCAGGAATCCGGCGTTGTAAACACCGTCGACCCACTCGGCGGGTCGTATTTCGTCGAAAGTATGACGAATCGGATCGAAAATCAGGTCCGCAGGTATCTGCAGCGCATCGACGAACTCGGCGGCGTGCTGCCTGCGATCGAGATGGGTTTCTTCCAGCGCGAGATCCAGGAGTCTGCATACCGATACCAGCGGGAGATCGACGAAAAACGGCGCCTGATCGTTGGTGTCAACGCCTACGAAGACGAACAACCGCTGCGCATCCCGCTGCTCAAGATCGATCCGCAAGGTTATCAACGGCAAATCGACCGTCTCCGGGATCTGCGCCGGCGGCGCGATAATGGAGCCGTCGGCCAGGCCCTGGACCGGCTGCGACTCGCCTGCCAGGGCGCGCAAAACACCATGCCCTTGATTCTCGAAGCCGTGCACGCCTATGCTACGCTGGGAGAAATCATCGAAGTGATGCGCGATGTCTTCGGAACCTATGTCGAACCGAGCTGGCTGTGAATTCGGCTCGTCGGAGATCGACGCCCCAGGGAGGAACGATGAGAACACGGAAATTCACAGCACTCTGCCTGGTCATTCTGCTTAACGTCAGCGCTGTTTTGGCCTGTTCGTTTCCCTTTGCGGACTCGGGCAATGAAACCGATGAATCCGGCACGACGGCTACAGTCACCCAGGCAGCTCCAACGGCGACCGAAACGGAGTTCGCCATCGAAACTGAAACCGCTGCGAGCACCGCGGAAGCATCCGCAACCCAGACACCCACGCTGACGGCTACGCCACCGACAGGCGGTGTCAGCTTGAACTGCGACGGCACGTACCAGCGGGTGCGCATTACGGATCACGGCAGCGCCGGCAAAACGATCTCCGTGGATAACAGGAGCGGTGGCGCGTGGGTGAACGTCTGGAACATGGCCAGCGGGGATCCCAACCAGCGCCAACTGATGCCCGAGGCAGGAACGTACGAATTCGGAGAATGCCGGCTGATGGTGGTCGTGCCCATGCGTTCATCCGGACCCCATCTATGGTATGAGTTGGGCATCTACGCCTGGAACGGCGTCGGGCTCTCCCAGGTGTATTACAACGAGGGCTATTACGGTGAGTGGTCGAAGATCGGCGACGTAATCACCTTTCGCGAGGCCAGCACGCTGGGCGGATCGCCCCTGGGCCCATGCGAATGGATGACCCTGGAACATGAATGGGACGGAACGGATTTCGTCCAGATCGGATCCGTGCTCGAGCCCGTAGCAGGATGCACCCCCATTGTCCCCTGAGCGGCCTGGTTAATACGAGCAAGCCAAATCAAGCAACTCGCCTTGCCTCACGACGGGCTGTATCGGTTCGCGTCTATCGGTGAAAGATGGAAACCGAGTGCATCATCTCGTCGAAGCACTCATGCCTGGAGCTGCAGTCTTGCGTTTCCCCATCGCCAAAATGTGACACCGCAAGATCCAAAACGGAGAGGGTGTCCTTGATGAAGAAATCGCGCACGAAAGGATCTTGCTCCTCCAAGAATTGATCCAGATCAAGCTGAAGGTTGGACAACGGACGCTGCGTACGTTGGCACAGCCATTCGATCGCATTCTCACGAAATGGTTCTCGGAGGTTTTCGACCCGGTCGACGATTCTCGCAACACTCGCGCCTCGAATTTTCATCGCTCAACTCCATGTTCCGACCTGCGGAGATTTTTGGATGCGTTCATGAATGAGATTGCAAGGTTCGTACCATTCGCGAATCAGGCGACACGTTCGAAGCGCATCAGGGTTTAACTTCTCGAAACCCGGTTTACCTTGATGAAACATCCACCCTTCTGCTAAGATTGGCGGAAGATACAAGAATGTGAATCATCGATATCAATTTGCGTTCCATGAAAAAACACATTCTCATGGCCGCGCATCGAAATCTCATATTGGAGTTGAAGACATGGCAAATGTAAACAAGAAAAAAGGAGTCCTCGGTATTCTGACGGGAGGCGGCGACGTGCCGGGGCTCAATCCGGCAATTCGGGCGGTCACGATTCGCGCCCTGCGCGAAGGATATGAAGTCATCGGCTTCCGCCGCGGCTGGGCAGGGACGATCAACGTCCTTCGCGATAAAAAAGCCGACAACAGCAAGAGTTACATGACGCTCACGGAAGAAATCGTCAACAAAGCCGGCAGGACCGGCGGCACCTTCATCCACACTTCGCGCACGAATCCAAGCCGTGTCGTCAAGGATAAGGTGCCTGTCCACCTCCAGGATACGTACAACGAGGAGACAAACGATCTCACTCCCGAGGTGCTCAAGAACCTCGATTTTCTCGGTATCGACTATTTGATCCCCATCGGTGGTGACGACACCTTGAGCTATGCGGTCCGGCTGTTCCAAGAAGGCGTCAAATGCGTGGCCATCCCGAAGACCATGGACAACGACGTTCCAGGCACGGATTACTGTATCGGCTTTAGCACCGCCGTAACCCGGACGATCAGCCTGACCAATTTACTTCGAACCTCCGCGGGCTCCCACGAGCGCTTCCTGATCATCGAGGTGTTCGGACGCTACGCAGGTTTTACGGCGATGCTTCCCACCATGGCCGGCGCGGCTAATCGCTGCGTGATCCCGGAATACACATTCAAGATCGACAGGCTGGCGCAGCTGCTGGTCGAAGATCGCAACAAGAACCCAAGCAGATATTCCGTGGTGCTGGTCTCGGAAGGCGCGATGTTCGAGGGCGGCGAGATGATCATCAAAGACACCAATAAGGATGCTTTCGGCCACATGAAATTGGGCGGTGTCGGGGACCTGGTTTCCGCCAAACTGAAGGAAATCTCGGGCAAATACAACAACGGTAGACAGATCAGTACGATCACCCAACGCCTGGCCTACCTGGTGCGTGGCGGCGATCCGGATGCGATCGACTCGATCGTACCCATGGCCTACGGAAACCTGGCGCTGGACCTGATCCTGGCCGGCGTACACGGCCGTCTCGTCGTTCTGAAAAACGGCCGCTACGATAACGTGCCGATCGACGTCGTGACCAGCACATCGAAATTGGTCGACGTCGATAAATTTTACAACACGGATCGCTTGCGCCCGCATTACAAGAGCTTCGAAATGAAACCGCTCTTCATCATGACTAGTGAGTGATTGACCGTTCGAGACAGGAGAGATGAATCAGCGCATGAACGCTGTGCGCCCTCGCTATCTTCGTCTGCACAAGGAAGGTGAACTGCAACGCCGCGCGCACGTTGCGCGCCAACATGAACGGGCATGCGACCTGTGTGCGCGCTACTGTCGTGTCGATCGATCGCAGCGCGTGGGCGCCTGCCGCACGAAATTGAAGGCGCTCGTCGCCTCTTACGGTCCGCACCACGGAGAAGAAGATCCCCTGCGCGGTTGGCGAGGTTCCGGAACGATCTTCTTCTCGTGGTGCAACTTACGCTGCCAGTACTGCCAGAACGCAGACATCAGCCAGAGTCCCGCCGGCCGGGAAGTGGATTCCCGGGAACTGGCCGCGATCATGCTCAGCCTGCAGGAATCGGGCTGCCACAATTTGAATTTCGTCTCGCCCTCCCACGTCGTTGCCGAAATCCTTGAAGCGCTGGTGATCGCCGTCGATCATGGGCTGCATCTCCCGCTTGTCTACAATACCGGTGGATTCGATTCCGTCGAAGCGCTGGCACTGCTCGAGGACGTCGTCGATATCTACATGCCGGACATGAAATACAGCGACCGCCTCACCGCCCGCCGCCTGTCGAAAGTCGGCAACTACCCGGAAGTCAACCGCAGCGCGGTAAAGGAAATGCATCGCCAGGTGGGAGACCTTCGACTCGACCCGGCGGGCATCGCCCAGCGGGGCCTGTTGGTGCGGCACCTCGTCCTGCCGCACGATCTCGCGGGCACGGAAGGCGTGGTGCAGTTTATCGCAGACGAGATTTCCAAAGAAACCTATTTGAACGTCATGGGACAATACCGTCCGGCCTTCAAGGCACATCGAATCGAGCACCTCGACCGAAATCTGCGCCCAGAGGAATACCAGCGCGGCGTCGAGTTGGCCCGGGCGGCCGGACTGACCCGCCTGGACAAACGTACACGAACGCCACGCCTGATCTTCTGACGCATGTCAGGAAAACCGGCTGGCGGCAGCGAAGCGAAACGCCCGGTACTCAATGCAGCCGGGCGTTGGTTTGTTTCCGGATTTTTGGGCGTGAATCAGCGGCTGATCATGCGCGCAATCTCAAAGTAACGCGGATTTGGGGACTGCTTGCGTGAGATCACTTTTTCCAACGGAGTGCCCACGATCGCTCCATCCTGCAAGCCGACCATTATGTCGGTTTTCCCGTCCAATAACAATTCGACCGCCCGGACGCCCAAGCGGGAAGCCAGCATGCGGTCGAACGCAGTCGGACTGCCGCCTCGCGGCACGTGACCCAGGATGGTCACCCGGGTTTCAAACCCGATGTCCCGCGCATTGAGTTCCGCGGCGATTTCGCTGCACTTGAGCTTCGCACCTTCCGCAACGACCACGATGGCGGAGTTCTTGCCGCGCGCGTAGGCGTTTTCGAGCACCTCGGCGACCTCGTCAATCGTGGCTTCCTCCTCGGGCACGATGATCATCTCCGCGCCGCACACGATTCCGACCTGCAAGGCCAGATAGCCGCATCCCCTGCCCATCGTCTCGACCAGAAAGGCGCGTTGATGGGAAGAGGCCGTGTCGCGTAGCTTGTCCACGGCTTCCATGATGGTGTTCAAGGCCGTATCGACGCCAATGGACATCTCCGTGCCGTAGATGTCGTTGTCGATCGACGCCGGAGCGCCCACGACCGGGAATTCGTACCCCGCCAAAGCATGGGCGCCGTGCATCGAACCATCGCCGCCGATCACGATCAGACCGTCAATTTCGGATTCATTCAACTCGCGCAGCGCCTCGCGCTGCCCCTTCTTGGTTTTGAATTCGGGGCAGCGAGCCGTTCGCAGGAACGTTCCGCCGCGCTGCAGGATTCCGCCCACATCCCGGGCGCGAAGTTCTTCCATTTCCCCGCGAATCAGGCCGTCGAAGCCCTCGTAGATTCCCATGACCTCAACGTTCTTCGTGATTGCAGTGCGCACAGCGGCGCGAATACAGGGATTGATTCCAGAGGCATCACCGCCGGAAGATAGTATTCCCATACGTTTGATTTTTGTCGCTGTCATTGCATCCTCAACGGTTCTACTCGAATTGTACCTTCTCCCAGCAAAGATAATAACTGCGAATGTAACTCGGGGCAATAGCCTGTCGTCGAGTTCGGAAATTCAAGATGATATCTGCGGGAAGCTTCAAACACGTGAAACACGTATTTATCGTTGCCCGGATACGAGGTCAGCAAACCATGCACTCGCCGCATGCGCAGGGTGTCCTTGTTGCGGTCGCCGGAAGATTTCAGCAGGATCGTCAATATCTGTGGGTTCGAACTTCCCCCACGCGAAGATTCCACATCGGGCCCGTAATTCGAAGCCCGAGCGGTGGGCTCCTCGACCGAAGGACGATTTTTGCCGTTGCCGGAAGGCGGGCTTTCCTCCTTCTTCTCCGCTTGTGACTCGGCGAGTTCCCCTGGAGTCTGCTGCGCATCTCCCTGCGTTGCTTCGGGCTGCAGCGTCGCATCGACGGATTCCATCGGCGGCTCACTTTCGGCGATGGACAGATGAACTTCCTCAACGGCCGTCTCGAAATCTTCGGGGAAGGATTCGACCGGCGCTGGTTCTTCAATCATCGCGTCGACGACGTTCGTTTCGGGGATCCCTTCCAGCTTCGTCTCGCGGAATTTGTCGGATTTTCCCTCGGGCAGCTCGGCGGTGATATGGTCGACCAGGATCTTGGGTTCCCCTCGCTCCAGGTCGACCTTGCCTTTCACGATCACGATCATGTCCTCGTGGAGCCAGTCCGTGACCCTGCTCCAAACCCGGCTGAAGACGACCAGTTCGATGTTTCCCTGCAGATCCTCGAGCGTCACGAAACCCATCGGTTTTCCGCTGCGAGTCTGATAGGGGCGAACGTGACTGACTTCACCGGCCACGACGACCGTTTGCCCGTGAATGGCGTCTTCCAATTCTGCGCTGTAGTGCGTGACGGTTTCCGAGAGTGTATCGATGTACGGCGTCAATGGGTGGTCAGAAACATAAACACCGAGGAGTTCCTTTTCCCAACGAAGCTGACGGCGTCGCGGTATTCCTACCGCAGCGGCGTCGAACTGCGGGCTTTCCGCTGCAGCAGAAGACGAGTCGAAAAACGTCATTTGCCCGACTTCGACGGCGCGGAAATGCGAAGCCGATACCGCCATCAAACGATCGGTCGATTCGAGCACGGCGGCGCGATCGGCCAACGAATCGATGGCGCCCACGCGGGCGAGGCTTTCGATGGCGCGCCGCCCGACCTGGCGTAAGTCCACGCGTTGAGCGAAGTCCGTGAGTGATTTAAATACTCCGCCCGTTTCCCGGGCGTCCAGGATTTTTTCGATGGCGCCTTCTCCAACGTTTTTAATCGCACCCAATCCAAAGCGAATCGCCCCCGGAGATTCTTCATCCGTCCTGGGTTCGATTTGGAAATCGAGCCCGCTGTGATTGATATCCGGCGGCAGGACGTCGAATCCCCGGCGCCGGCAGTCTGCAATGTAAATTGCCACCTTGTCGCTGTCGTGTTTGAAAACGGAAAGCAAAGCCGTCATGTACTCCAGTGCGTAGTGTGCCTTGAGATATGCCGTTTCCACGCAGATCACGGCATAGTCGGCGGCGTGACCTTTGGGAAAACCGTAGCGGGCGAAGGTCTCCCACTGATCGAAAATCGTGTTGGCCGCACTCTCCGGGATGTCGTTCTCGACGGCGCCTTTGACGAAGGTGCTGCGGTGCTTGCGTAAGACTGCCGCTTTCTTCTTCGCCACGGCCTTGCGTAGATTATCCGCATCGGAGGCCGAATAGCCGGCCAAATTCATGGCCGTATACATTATTTGCTCTTGATAAACGGTAATGCCGAATGTCTCTTTCAGGATCGGTTCCAAAGCCGGGTGCAGGTACTCGATGCGCTCCTGGCCATGCATTCGGCGGATGTAATCGGGGATCTTCTCGATCGGGCCGGGTCGATACAGCGCGACCATGGCAACCACGTTCGCAAGTTCGCGCGGTTTCATCTCGATCAGATTGCGGCGCATTCCCGCGCCTTCAACCTGGAAGACTCCCAAGACGTCTCCGCGGCCCAGCAGCTCGAACGTATCGGGATCGTCGAGAGGAATGGAATGAATATCCAGATCGATCCCGTGGTTCTCGCGGATCAGGCGGCAGGCTCTGGCCATCACCGTGAGCGTCGAGAGACCCAGGAAATCGACCTTGAGCAGTCCGAGCGAATCGAGCACGTTCATTTCAAACTGCGTGACGGCACCGACGGGATTGTCGTCCTGATGACCGCCAGTAGGGCGATGTAAGGGAATGTATTCCGTGATGGGCAAATCTGTGATGATCACGCCCGCGGCGTGCGTACCAGCGTTGCGCGCGACGCCTTCCAGTTGAGCCGCCGTGTCGATCAGTTCCCGCAGGTAAGACGTCTCGCTGCAGGCTTCCCGCAGCGCATCGACGGTCTTGAGCGCCTCGGGAATGCTGACCGGCTTTCCGGGGATGTTGGGCACCATTTTAGCGATACGGTCGACTTCGGGAAGCGGGATGTCCAACACCCGGCCGACGTCCCGAATCGCCGCACGCGCGCCCAGGGTGCCGAACGTGATGATCTGCGCCACGCGATCCCGGCCGTACTTGTTGGCCGTATACTCCAGCATTTTACAGCGCAAATCGTCCTGGAAATCGAGGTCGATATCCGGCATGGAGACACGTCCCGGATTAAGGAAGCGCTCGAAAATCAGCCCGTGATCGATGGGATCGACGAGAGTGATACCGAGACAGTAGGCCACGATCGAACCGGCCGCCGAACCGCGCGCGTTGTACCAGATGCCCTGTTCACGCGCATAGCGGCACAAATCCCAGACGATGAGGAAGTAGGTGTCGAATCCCATGTTGTGGATGATGGAGAGTTCGTATTCGAGCCGTTGCTGATAAACCGCATCCGAAGCGTGATCGCCGTAGCGCCCGCGCAGCCCGGCGTCGCACAACTCGCGAAGATACGACTGCGGTGTATACCCCTCCGGCACTTCGAAATTGGGCAGATGATAACCCTTGAAATCGAGATCCACATTACAGCGTTCGGCGATGAGCAGCGTGTTCTCCAGCGCGCCGGGCACATGGCCGAAGAGCTGCGCCATTTCTTCTGCCGGGCGTAGATAATACGATGGATCCGTCATGCGCATGCGATCCGGATCGCTTCGCACGGCTCCCGTTTGGATGCAGAGCAGGATGTCCTGCAAGGCAGCGTCTTGTGGATTTACATAATGCACGTCGTTCGTGGCGATGAAGTTCGCTTGATAGTGTTTTCCGAGGTCGATCAACTGCTGGTTTACCGCAGGCAGTTCGGGGATGTCGTGATGCTGTAATTCGAAGAAAAAGCGATCGCGCCCGAAAACATCGTAATACCAATCGAGACGTTCGCGAGCGTGATCCGGGCGGCCCTGCAGCAGCGCACGCGGGATCTCCCCCGACATGCAGCCGGTCGTGCAGATCAACCCCTCGCTGTGCTCGGCGAGAAATTCGCGATCGATGCGAGGCCGGTAATAAAAGCCATCCAGCTGAGCTGCAGTGGCAATCTTCAGCAGATTCTTGTAACCCGTTTGATTCTCGGCGAGAAGTAGAAGATGAAAGGATCGCCCG is part of the Anaerolineales bacterium genome and harbors:
- a CDS encoding methylmalonyl-CoA mutase family protein, which gives rise to MHPTMYRGRPWTMRMFAGFGTAEDTNQRFHYLLDQGQTGLSIAFDLPTLMGYDSDAAEAAGEFGKCGVAVSSLEDMETLLKDIPLDKISTSMTINSPAAVIWAMYIAAAENQGVPPERLRGTIQNDILKEYIAQKEYIFPPQPSMRLVTDTVEYGTRCLPEWNTVSISGYHIREAGATAVQELAFTLADGMEYVRWALKRGLDVDEFAPRLSFFFNAHNDFFEEIAKYRAARRVWAREMRDAFRARNPRSWLLRFHTQTAGVSLTAQQPEINAVRVAIQALAAVLGGTQSLHTNSMDEALALPSQPAVKLALRTQQILAQESGVVNTVDPLGGSYFVESMTNRIENQVRRYLQRIDELGGVLPAIEMGFFQREIQESAYRYQREIDEKRRLIVGVNAYEDEQPLRIPLLKIDPQGYQRQIDRLRDLRRRRDNGAVGQALDRLRLACQGAQNTMPLILEAVHAYATLGEIIEVMRDVFGTYVEPSWL
- a CDS encoding 6-phosphofructokinase, whose amino-acid sequence is MANVNKKKGVLGILTGGGDVPGLNPAIRAVTIRALREGYEVIGFRRGWAGTINVLRDKKADNSKSYMTLTEEIVNKAGRTGGTFIHTSRTNPSRVVKDKVPVHLQDTYNEETNDLTPEVLKNLDFLGIDYLIPIGGDDTLSYAVRLFQEGVKCVAIPKTMDNDVPGTDYCIGFSTAVTRTISLTNLLRTSAGSHERFLIIEVFGRYAGFTAMLPTMAGAANRCVIPEYTFKIDRLAQLLVEDRNKNPSRYSVVLVSEGAMFEGGEMIIKDTNKDAFGHMKLGGVGDLVSAKLKEISGKYNNGRQISTITQRLAYLVRGGDPDAIDSIVPMAYGNLALDLILAGVHGRLVVLKNGRYDNVPIDVVTSTSKLVDVDKFYNTDRLRPHYKSFEMKPLFIMTSE
- a CDS encoding radical SAM protein, which translates into the protein MNAVRPRYLRLHKEGELQRRAHVARQHERACDLCARYCRVDRSQRVGACRTKLKALVASYGPHHGEEDPLRGWRGSGTIFFSWCNLRCQYCQNADISQSPAGREVDSRELAAIMLSLQESGCHNLNFVSPSHVVAEILEALVIAVDHGLHLPLVYNTGGFDSVEALALLEDVVDIYMPDMKYSDRLTARRLSKVGNYPEVNRSAVKEMHRQVGDLRLDPAGIAQRGLLVRHLVLPHDLAGTEGVVQFIADEISKETYLNVMGQYRPAFKAHRIEHLDRNLRPEEYQRGVELARAAGLTRLDKRTRTPRLIF
- the pfkA gene encoding 6-phosphofructokinase, which codes for MTATKIKRMGILSSGGDASGINPCIRAAVRTAITKNVEVMGIYEGFDGLIRGEMEELRARDVGGILQRGGTFLRTARCPEFKTKKGQREALRELNESEIDGLIVIGGDGSMHGAHALAGYEFPVVGAPASIDNDIYGTEMSIGVDTALNTIMEAVDKLRDTASSHQRAFLVETMGRGCGYLALQVGIVCGAEMIIVPEEEATIDEVAEVLENAYARGKNSAIVVVAEGAKLKCSEIAAELNARDIGFETRVTILGHVPRGGSPTAFDRMLASRLGVRAVELLLDGKTDIMVGLQDGAIVGTPLEKVISRKQSPNPRYFEIARMISR
- a CDS encoding DNA polymerase III subunit alpha — its product is MSFVHLHVHSEYSLLDGLSRIPKLVRRAAELDMPAIALTDHGAMFGIVSFYQQARKAGIKPIIGMETYLAARGMKDRDPKMDGRSFHLLLLAENQTGYKNLLKIATAAQLDGFYYRPRIDREFLAEHSEGLICTTGCMSGEIPRALLQGRPDHARERLDWYYDVFGRDRFFFELQHHDIPELPAVNQQLIDLGKHYQANFIATNDVHYVNPQDAALQDILLCIQTGAVRSDPDRMRMTDPSYYLRPAEEMAQLFGHVPGALENTLLIAERCNVDLDFKGYHLPNFEVPEGYTPQSYLRELCDAGLRGRYGDHASDAVYQQRLEYELSIIHNMGFDTYFLIVWDLCRYAREQGIWYNARGSAAGSIVAYCLGITLVDPIDHGLIFERFLNPGRVSMPDIDLDFQDDLRCKMLEYTANKYGRDRVAQIITFGTLGARAAIRDVGRVLDIPLPEVDRIAKMVPNIPGKPVSIPEALKTVDALREACSETSYLRELIDTAAQLEGVARNAGTHAAGVIITDLPITEYIPLHRPTGGHQDDNPVGAVTQFEMNVLDSLGLLKVDFLGLSTLTVMARACRLIRENHGIDLDIHSIPLDDPDTFELLGRGDVLGVFQVEGAGMRRNLIEMKPRELANVVAMVALYRPGPIEKIPDYIRRMHGQERIEYLHPALEPILKETFGITVYQEQIMYTAMNLAGYSASDADNLRKAVAKKKAAVLRKHRSTFVKGAVENDIPESAANTIFDQWETFARYGFPKGHAADYAVICVETAYLKAHYALEYMTALLSVFKHDSDKVAIYIADCRRRGFDVLPPDINHSGLDFQIEPRTDEESPGAIRFGLGAIKNVGEGAIEKILDARETGGVFKSLTDFAQRVDLRQVGRRAIESLARVGAIDSLADRAAVLESTDRLMAVSASHFRAVEVGQMTFFDSSSAAAESPQFDAAAVGIPRRRQLRWEKELLGVYVSDHPLTPYIDTLSETVTHYSAELEDAIHGQTVVVAGEVSHVRPYQTRSGKPMGFVTLEDLQGNIELVVFSRVWSRVTDWLHEDMIVIVKGKVDLERGEPKILVDHITAELPEGKSDKFRETKLEGIPETNVVDAMIEEPAPVESFPEDFETAVEEVHLSIAESEPPMESVDATLQPEATQGDAQQTPGELAESQAEKKEESPPSGNGKNRPSVEEPTARASNYGPDVESSRGGSSNPQILTILLKSSGDRNKDTLRMRRVHGLLTSYPGNDKYVFHVFEASRRYHLEFPNSTTGYCPELHSQLLSLLGEGTIRVEPLRMQ